The following is a genomic window from Candidatus Binatia bacterium.
GTCGCGATCGCCATGGTGAGCACGAGCGCAAGGGCGAGGATCAATCCGCCGGCGGCCTTGTCGATCTTCGGCGAGACACTCGTCGCGACCGACTGGAGCGCGTCTCCGGCCGGGAAGTGGGACGAGTCGAGCCCGATCAACGAGTCGTACAGCAGGCTTCCCGAAACAGTGAGACCGACGAGGCCGCTGATCGCGATCGCGGAGAGAATGATGGTCCTGGTTCGCATGTAATCGCCCCTTCGTTTCGGTCGCCGCAGGTGCACGGGTCGCTCCAGAGCGACTATACGAAAACGGGCTGCGAGTACAAAAACCAGACTGACGGTGCGGAGCTCACGACCTGCCCGGTGAACGTCTCCAGAGGGGGCCGTCCGAGGGCCTCGCTGCAGGCGTTGTGGAAGTGATGCAGGCCGGGTTGGTTTCGCCCAAACACGATACCGTCGAGGGTTTCCCGGGGCCGGGTAGATGCGGATCAGCGACGCGCTGTTTTCGCCGACGTTGAATTGCACGTTCGGGAACTGGAAGTAGATCACGTTTGCGGACCCGGCGAGACTCCACTCGCTCTTGGGCTTGGTACAGATGGCATCGATGCCCTGGAAGGCAAACGCGAAGCGTGGTTGGGGCCGAACTCTTCGTGCGAAAGTGCGTCGCCGAGGAGTGCGTCCACGTCGGGGGCGCCCTCCGGTCTCGGGTGGACCCACAGTTGGTCGCATTTCTCGACGGGCCATTACATCACGGGCGATTTATCGATCGCGATCGGCGTTTGGGCGCGGCCCGCGCCGCAGGAGAGGAGGGTCTGTGGCGCGGGCCGCGACGTGGCGTGCTGAGGGACACGCCTGGGTGTCGATTGGGTGCCTAAAAGTGACGGCGATCGGGTACGTGACTTACGAACGTTCGGTTGGTTTTTTTGGAAGTCGCACGCCGGCAACGCGCGAACCCTGCGTTGCGGGCGCCTCGTTCGATGGGTCCTCGAGTCCCGTGCGCGGGGGGCAGTCGGGACAGCCTTGGACGACCTCGAGGCCCTGCTTCCCGTTGAGCCAACGGAACCGCATCTCCCCGCTGCAGCTGTCTTGGTCGAACGCGACACCGTCGGCCTTTGCGGGCGGGAACTCCCAATCGAGAGTGATCGGCGTCGAGTCGGGTGGGCTGATGGTGTCGTCGATGCAATCGCGGAAGCCGGGCAGGTACGTCGCGGCATCATCGAAGGTAGCGCGGGGCGAACCCTTGAGACCGACGGATACGATGCCGACTTGTTCGAACCCGTCGTCGGGACGCGGCGATCCGGACTACCGCGGTGTCTCGACGTTCGGGAGGCTTCTCGCTGAGAGCTTGGAGGATGAGGCTCCGGGGCCCCTCATCCTGGTCACGGCGAGTTGAAGTGCATGTCTATGCTCCGCAAGATCGGCGCCGGGTGGGGAGGACCATCTCGCGATTGCGAACCTGCTCGGGGAGTCGAAGCTCTCCCGGTGGAACGGGGAGGGCGCGTGAGGCCACGAGCTCCTCTTCCTGCCGGATGACGATGGGGACTTCTTGGTCCGAGTGAACTTGGTGACGGGCACGCGCGATGCGCCGATTGTCGAGTTGGCGTCGCAGATCTACCGTGGTCGCGGCGGTACGTTCGAGGTCGTCGAGGAGTTCCCGACGTTCGGAGGAACCAAAGCGTCGGCCTTCGAGGCGGCAGGCGTGCAGTTGCTCTCGGTCGCCAACAGCCTTTCGCCATAGGCCGGTTTCCGGACGGATACAGTGATCTACCGCTTCGACCGCTGACGTTTGTCGTCGCGGCTACGATTCCGGCCCGCTGCCGCGAACCGTCGTCGTCGAACGGCCGTCCTCCACGACGCAGGTGGTCGACTCCGTCTGTGACTGGGTGGGGTAGTAGAAGGCGAACAGGTTGCAGTGCTCGTTCTCGTCGGTGAACGGGCCGAACTCGTAGTCCCGGTCGCTGCGGTTGTCGTAGGTGCAGGTCCACCGAAGGCTCTCGTCGGTCTCGAATGTGGGCAAGGACATCGGAGAGTAGATCCGGAACTCCGGATCTTCATATCCCTCGTACTCGTACAAGGGCGGGCTGGCCGGGGCTCCGCCGTGCAGGCGCTCGGTCAGGAAGTGGCGTCCCCGGTAGTGGTAGTGCCCGGTCATGGCCATGATGTTGATCGGCTCCGGGAACGTGCACTCTCCGCTGCGCCTGGAGATCGAGTTCGCCGGGACGAGGACATCACGGTCCTGACCGAAGATGGACCCGGCGTGCGCTATTACTCTGTCTTCGGGCACGGTGTGCAAATTGACGAGCACGCGGGGCTTACCCAAGGTCTCGAGTCCGCCCACGTTTACGAAGTGTGTTTGCAGCAGAAGCTGCTCGCCTGCACGGAAGTGAAAGGCGACCCCTTCCGGGAGCTGCCAGTCGGTGCGCGCGAGCTGTGCGGCCGCGACGAGTTCCCACTGGTTGAAGTCGAGCGTGTAGTCGCAGTCGAACGATTCGTCGCGGAGATCGAGACCGGCGTCGAACGGGCGGTAGAGATGGATGTGGTGACTGCCGCCCGAAACTGCGACCTCGAACCGGTTCACCTCGAGGGAGACGTCGCTGTCGAGCTTGAACGTGTGGCACCGAGTCTCTTCGCTTCCGAGGGGGAGTGGGCGCGACGTGACGTCGAGCTGCACCCCGGTGCTCGGGGGTTCGAGCTCCTGTACTCCGTCGTCGGTTTCGGTCCCGAGGGCTCGGCCGTCGTCGCCGGCGACGCGGCCGGTGCGCGGAGCGCCGGCGAGGATCCACGCGCGGACCACCTGGGCTGTGTACTCGTCCAGCGGCGGCCCGCCGTAGGGCATGGCGACGCCGAGGTCGGGCGGTAGCTCGTCTTCGATCTTGTGGCACAGGAGGCTGCTCTCGGGGTCGCCGGGCAGGACGCGGCGCATCCCGGCGTCAGCTGCTGCGGGGTAGGACGGGGTGACGTCGACGAGCTGTTCGTACGAGAGCCCGGGCTCCAGGATCAGGTCGGCCGCGCGGCCTTCGGAGCTGTGGCAAGACTCGGAAGCGCAGCTGGCCGAGAAGACCTCCTCTTGAAGTCGGTCGAACGTGGACGACTCGGCCGGAGGCGGTTCGGGTACGGGCGCATTCGTCGCCGGCTCGCCGTTTCCGCCGCCGCACGCCAACAGGAGCGTGGCTGCCGTGGCGAACCCGATCCGGGCTGCGGTGCGCGTCTGTAAGATTTGATCCTTCATGTCCTCTGGCCATATTACCTGGGCCGGATCGACTGTGGAACCAGGATTGGAAGCCCCGTTCTCACCGAGCTCTGCACTGTCCGTGGTGGCTTCCATGGGGAGACGTATGCGCGGCGTGTTTTCTTCGAAGAAGCTTCGGGATACTCTCGCGCGAGCAGGAGGAAAGATGACGGCGAAGTCAGGACGGGACGACGACACCAAGCTCACGCGCCGAGCTCTGCTCACCTCGACCGGTGCGATCGCCGCGGGGGTAGCCGTGGCCGGCTGCGAGTACAAGACCCAGTTCTATCTCCTGAGCGACGCTCCGGAGTCAGAGGCGACGAATGCGAGCTGGCAGGGATCGTCGGTGGTAGCGCGTCGGCCTCTTGGGCGGACCGGCTTCGACATGTCGGACATCTCGTTCGGTACGTCGAAGCTGCAGGACCCGGCCGTCGCTCGTCGCGCCATCGAGCGTGGGATCAACTACTTCGATACTTCACCGGACTACTCGGATGCTGCGTCCGAGCGCGCCCTCGGCGAAGGGATCAAGGGAATCCCGCGCGACCAGCTCTTCATCGCGTCGAAGTTCTGCAGTCCCGACGGCCATCTGGACGACGACACCCCGGTGCCCGAGGTGATAGCCGCCGTCGAGGGGAGTTTGAAGCGGCTCCAGGTGGATCATCTAGACCTCGTGCACGTGCACGCCGTGAACTCCGTCGACCGCCTCATGGCTCCCAATCTCCACGAGGCCTTCGACCGCCTGAAGGAGCAGGGGAAGGTGCGGTTCCTCGGAGTGTCGAGTCATACGCCGCGCCTCGAAGAGGTCATGCGCCACGCCGTCGACAGCGATCGGTTTGACGTGATCATGGTCGCGTACAATTTCAAGAACTGGCCGAAGCTCCACGACATCTTCCATGATGCGCACGAGAAGGGCATCGGCGTCGTTGCGATGAAGACGCTGAAGGGTGCCTATCATTCGCAGCTGGCGGACTTCACCGCGACCGACCGCGAGTCCTTCTCGCAGGCGGCCTTCAAGTGGGTCCTCGCGAACCCGGACGTGAGCGGACTCGTCATATCGATCGCCCACTTTCCGCAGATCGACGAATACCTCTACGCCTCGGGCAAAGCCCCGACGAAGCAGGATGTCGCGTTGCTCGAGAAGTACGACGAGTCGATCGCGAAGGTCTACTGTCGGCCGGGGTGCGGAGAATGTCTCGAGAGCTGCCCGGCGGACGTCCCCGTCGATGATCTCCTACGGTACCGCATGTACGCCGAAAGCTACGGGCAGGAACGCGATGCGATGCGTGCGTACGCGAAGGTCGACCCGGACCGAACCGCGGCGAACTGCGCCACGTGCCCCGCGCCGTGCGAGCCCGCGTGCCCGTTCGAGATCCCCATTCGAGAGCGCCTCGTGGAGACGCACCGGCTTCTGCGCTGGGCCTGAGGCTGCGCTCAGCCCGCCTTGGTGCTCTTCATGAAGCCGGCGATGGTCTGAGCGAGTTCTTCGCCGCGGCCCTCTTGCAGGAAGTGGCCGCCGCCCTGGATCGTCGTGTGGGGTTGCCCCTTGGCGCCGGGCACACGTTCTAGGAAGGGCGCGTCTCGGCCCGCCGTCACCGGGTCGTTGCTCGAGAACGCGCACAGGAACGGCTTCTCCCACTTGGCGAACACCTCCCACGCCTTCAGGTTCGCGGGCAGCGACACGTCGTCGGGGAGCGTCGGCACCTGGCTCGGCATCGCCCGCGGACCCATCTTGTACGCGGGGTCGGGGAACGGCGCGTCGTAGGCGGCGATCTCCTCTCCCGACAGTTGCCGGCCGTCCGTCGTGCCACCGATCAACATGCCGATGGGCAGATCTTCGTTGTCCCAGCAGAAGCGCTGCCAGTAGACGAACTTCTGCTCGGGCGGCTTGTCTCCGCCCATGAGATTCGCTGACATGACTTCGATCGTCGGGGTGGGCATCGTGCGGCGCAGCTCTTTGGCCGCAGCGATACGGTCTTCCGGAATGTTCTGTGGAATGGGGATGCTGGTGTTCGCGATCGCGACTCGAACGAATCGCTCGGGGTTCTCCGCCACGAGGCGGAGTCCGATGAGTCCGCCCCAATCCTGGCCGACGAACGTTGCGCCCTGGACCTCGTTCGCCGTGAGCCACGCCGTCAGCCAGTCGACCTGGCGCTGGTAGGAGTAGTCCTCACGCGCACCTGGTTTGTCGGAACGGCCGAAGCCGACGAGATCCGGCGCGAGCACGCGGTAGCCGGCACGCGTGAACACCGGAATCATGTGACGGTAGAGGTAGCTCCAACTCGGCTGGCCGTGCATGCAGACGATCGTCTCGCCATCGCGAGGGCCTTGGTCGATGTGGTGGATGCGAAGCATCTGGCCGTCGCCGGCCGGAACGTCGGTGTAGTGCGGATCGAAGGGGTAGTTGGGCAGGTTGGCGAAGCGTTCGTCAGGCGTGCGCAGGATCTCCATATCCATCTATTGGCGTAGTTTGTGCCATAATGTCAACCGTGTGTTCAGAGCCGGCATCCGGGCGGGGCGCCTGGCGGATCCCGCGGGGGCCGCCGCGCCGGCCCCCGCGGGAGGGGGGCTGCGCGGTGCGGCAGGGTCCACCCTTGCGAAGGGCAGAGAGCGCGCTGCGCTCGTCCATTCTCGGCGTGGTCACGCCGCTCTTCGGATCGCGGCACGGCGGCTCGGTGCTGCGGAGTGCTCCCACGATGGCGTCAGGCGTTGCCTTGGGAGCCTTCTGGCGAAGCGCCTCGATCGCGAGTCGTTGCTCGAGTAGGGCCGCTTCGTCGGGGAGGAGAGACTCGACAGCGCAGTCGACGGCCAACTCGGGGATCACCTCGAGGTCCATGTTCTCGCGGGCGGCCGCCGTCATGGCAGGAGAAAGCTCTGCCGCGTGCGCGTCTGTGTTCTGAAGTCAGAGCAACAGAAGAATCGTGAGGAGTACCTGGATGGGGCGGACGGCAGTCGCGGGGACGAACATCAGCGGGATCCTCTCGAACGCGCGGCTCCGCGTTGCACGGAGCCGGGGATGAGCCCGCTATCGGCTTTCTGCGGCGCGCGCCTAAGGTCGCCTCACGCCGCGCCGGAGTAGCCGGCGACGAGCGCGACGCCGAGCGCGACGAGCACGATGCCGCCGATGGCGGCGGGGTGCAGTGCCTCTCCGTACACAGCCCACCCGAGGAGGGCGACGAGGGCCGTTCCAATGCCCGCCCAGGCGGCATAGACGACGGCGATTGGCAGCTCCTGCAGGGAGAGCGAGAGACAATAGAATGCGGTGACGTAACCGAATGCGACGATCGAAGCGGGGAGGGGGCGTGTGAACCCCTCGGTCGAGCGGAGCGTCAGCGTCGCCACGACCTCGGCGAGAATGGCGACGGCAAGCCAACGAGCGCCCATATCAGACTCCGAGGGTGGAACACGCGTGATTCATCATGTTCTCGTCATCCCCTCCAGCGCCCCGACGACCTGGCGGTCGAGCGTAGGGTCGACGCGTTTCAATCCGAGCAACGAAGAGAGCCACAAGCCATCGGCGGCGAGCCGGACGATCGCGGCCTGCACCGGGTCGACGGCGTCGTCCTGGATGCGGCGATGCCATTGCGCGAAGTGATCCTGCAGGTCCGTGAGGCCCGATGTGTTGCCTCCGAGTCCGGCGAGCAGGCTCGCCATCAGCTGGCCGGATTGTCCCTTCGGTTCGCCGTCGGCGGTTACGGTCGAGGCGAGATAGGCGCGGGCCCAGCGCCCGCGACCGTCCGGTTCGTCGTCCGCGAGATCGCTCTGGGCCTGCTCGAACTCGGCCAGCATGCGGTCGGTCAGGCCCGCGACCAGCGCCTGCTTCGAGCGGAAGTGGTAGAGCAGGCCGCCCTTGCTCACTTCGGCCTCCGCCGCGACCGCGTCCAGAACGAGGCCCGCCGGCCCGTGCGCGAGGAGTCTCCTCTCGGCGGCGTCGAGGACGCGCTCGCGTGCGCCCCGTATCCGTTGATGTTTTCCCGAATCCACCATTGCGGAAAGTGTATACCGTCCAGCCGGTATAGTCGCAAGAGATGGGTTCGATTCCGGGCTCGTCGAGCGCGCGGTTTTCGCTCCTCAGAACCCGGCGTCGAGGAGGATCAGCGCATCTTCTGACGTCCGGCTGCGAAAGTCGGCAAGGGTCGACCTGGCGAGCCACGCGTCGGCTTCGGAGCGGTTGGATACGCGGTACACGAACGCGCCCTCGATCGCGTGCATCGCTCCGTCGAGGCTGCCGCCGTTGAGCTGCGCGTCGACGGCAAGCTCGAGCAGACTTTCCCGTGTTGCGGCGAGCGTGGCGACGTGAAGGATGTTCACCCCAGTGCTCCGCTCGGACGGGCTTCTCTGCGGCCGTGAGCTGGCCGCGCTTGAGGCCGGGGAATCACCAGATGATGTTGAAGGTGACCGACTCGGCGGGCAAAACGAGAACCGAGACGCGGACGGTGAAGGTCGTACAAATCCTGCCCGGCGTGAACTTCGCGCGCGATCTCTCGACGGCGAGTGCGTCGTGCTTGTTCGTCGGAACCGATTCGTTCCGTTGCAGCAGGGGACCTGCGGCACGGACATCGAGTTTTCGTGGTCGAACGCGAAGCAAGCGTGGGAAGCGTCGGCTGGGTGTGATCCCTATCCGGACTCGGCGTCGTCAGCTCAGATCGAGTCGCCGCTCGGCGAAGGGTGGATCGACGCGCGTGCCGTCTTTGAGAACCCAGGGTCGGTCGTCGTAGGGCTCGCCGGTCGTGAAGTTCTTGGCGTCGGCACGGCCGTACTGCATCACCCACGCCCGTCGTTGTCTGTCCTCGGTTTGGTTGCCGACGGTCTGGTGCAGGAGGAGGGTCGAGAAGAGCAGTGTGTCGCCCGCCTTGGCCGGGAGCTCGACCGCGTTCGAGTCGTCGACGCCCGGGACGTAGAAGTGCACGGTCTCGAGGACGTGTTCGCGGGCGCCGTTTTTGTGCGAGCCCGGTAGAACTTGAAGGCCGCCGTTTGCGAGATTGGAGTCGTCCAAGGCGAGCCACGTAGTGAGGAACTCGGGGCAGCCGCCCGGGTGGTAGCCGTTGTCCTGGTGCCACGGGATGAGGCTCCCGGAACCCGGGGCCTTGTTGATGCCCTGGTCCCACCAGAAACGGACGTCGGGGCCGATGACCTGCGCGACGAGCCCGAGCATCTCGGGGTGGTTCACGAACGTGCGCAGCGTGGCGCTGCGGAAATTGAGCATCGCGCGGTAAGGGTACACGCCGTCTGTCTCGTTGCCGAGAGTCTGCGCTTCGAACGTGACGAGACGGTCATACTCGCCCGAGATCGTCGCGAGTTCGTCGTCAGTGAAGATTTGCCCGACGTTCACGAAGCCTCGCTCGCGGAAGGTCTCTAGGTGCTGGGGAGTGAGCTTCATGTCTTCGTCGTACTCCGCCCGCGGCAGGAGCGCCAGGCATGGATTTCCTGCCCGAGTTGCGGCGCGGGCAGGGCCGGCGAGAGCAAGCGAGGCGTGGCGGCGATTTGCGAATCATGACATTAGTTTAGAGCCTATGAGTGACGCGTTGGTTCCGCCCTGGTTACGATTCGTCCAGCAGGTTCAGTCGATCGCGCAGATGGGGCTGCACTACACGGACGGCGAGCACGACCGCGAACGGTACCGGCAGCTCCTCGAGCTAGCCGCGGAGATGGGCGCCCACGGAAGTGGGGACTCGGTAGAAGACGTGCGCGGCGTCTTCTCGCGGGAGCAGGGGCCATCGACGCCGAAGGTCGACGTGCGCGCCACGGTATTCCAGGACGATGGCGTGCTGCTCGTGCGAGAGCGCAGCGATGGGCGCTGGTCGCTGCCCGGTGGGTGGATCGACGTCGGAGAGTCCGCCAGCGAGGCCGCCGCCCGCGAGGTCCGCGAGGAGACGGGCTACGAAGTCCGGCCCACTCGGCTTCTGGCCGTCTGGGACAAGGGCAAGCACGAGATGCGGCAGGACGCGTTCCACATCTACAAGATCATCTTCGACTGCACGGTCGAGTCGGGAGAGGCGCGCACGAGTTTCGAGACGAGCGCAGTGGCGTTCTTTCCCGTGACGGAGCTACCGGAACTCTCGTTGCATCGCGTGATCGAGCCTCAGATTTTCCGGCTGTTTGAACTCCACCGGGATCCGGAAGCCCCGCCCGACTTCGACTGAGACAGTCTTAGCCCTC
Proteins encoded in this region:
- a CDS encoding aldo/keto reductase, whose protein sequence is MTAKSGRDDDTKLTRRALLTSTGAIAAGVAVAGCEYKTQFYLLSDAPESEATNASWQGSSVVARRPLGRTGFDMSDISFGTSKLQDPAVARRAIERGINYFDTSPDYSDAASERALGEGIKGIPRDQLFIASKFCSPDGHLDDDTPVPEVIAAVEGSLKRLQVDHLDLVHVHAVNSVDRLMAPNLHEAFDRLKEQGKVRFLGVSSHTPRLEEVMRHAVDSDRFDVIMVAYNFKNWPKLHDIFHDAHEKGIGVVAMKTLKGAYHSQLADFTATDRESFSQAAFKWVLANPDVSGLVISIAHFPQIDEYLYASGKAPTKQDVALLEKYDESIAKVYCRPGCGECLESCPADVPVDDLLRYRMYAESYGQERDAMRAYAKVDPDRTAANCATCPAPCEPACPFEIPIRERLVETHRLLRWA
- a CDS encoding haloalkane dehalogenase; translated protein: MEILRTPDERFANLPNYPFDPHYTDVPAGDGQMLRIHHIDQGPRDGETIVCMHGQPSWSYLYRHMIPVFTRAGYRVLAPDLVGFGRSDKPGAREDYSYQRQVDWLTAWLTANEVQGATFVGQDWGGLIGLRLVAENPERFVRVAIANTSIPIPQNIPEDRIAAAKELRRTMPTPTIEVMSANLMGGDKPPEQKFVYWQRFCWDNEDLPIGMLIGGTTDGRQLSGEEIAAYDAPFPDPAYKMGPRAMPSQVPTLPDDVSLPANLKAWEVFAKWEKPFLCAFSSNDPVTAGRDAPFLERVPGAKGQPHTTIQGGGHFLQEGRGEELAQTIAGFMKSTKAG
- a CDS encoding multidrug efflux SMR transporter, which produces MGARWLAVAILAEVVATLTLRSTEGFTRPLPASIVAFGYVTAFYCLSLSLQELPIAVVYAAWAGIGTALVALLGWAVYGEALHPAAIGGIVLVALGVALVAGYSGAA
- a CDS encoding TetR/AcrR family transcriptional regulator, whose translation is MVDSGKHQRIRGARERVLDAAERRLLAHGPAGLVLDAVAAEAEVSKGGLLYHFRSKQALVAGLTDRMLAEFEQAQSDLADDEPDGRGRWARAYLASTVTADGEPKGQSGQLMASLLAGLGGNTSGLTDLQDHFAQWHRRIQDDAVDPVQAAIVRLAADGLWLSSLLGLKRVDPTLDRQVVGALEGMTRT
- a CDS encoding phytanoyl-CoA dioxygenase family protein encodes the protein MKLTPQHLETFRERGFVNVGQIFTDDELATISGEYDRLVTFEAQTLGNETDGVYPYRAMLNFRSATLRTFVNHPEMLGLVAQVIGPDVRFWWDQGINKAPGSGSLIPWHQDNGYHPGGCPEFLTTWLALDDSNLANGGLQVLPGSHKNGAREHVLETVHFYVPGVDDSNAVELPAKAGDTLLFSTLLLHQTVGNQTEDRQRRAWVMQYGRADAKNFTTGEPYDDRPWVLKDGTRVDPPFAERRLDLS
- a CDS encoding NUDIX hydrolase — protein: MSDALVPPWLRFVQQVQSIAQMGLHYTDGEHDRERYRQLLELAAEMGAHGSGDSVEDVRGVFSREQGPSTPKVDVRATVFQDDGVLLVRERSDGRWSLPGGWIDVGESASEAAAREVREETGYEVRPTRLLAVWDKGKHEMRQDAFHIYKIIFDCTVESGEARTSFETSAVAFFPVTELPELSLHRVIEPQIFRLFELHRDPEAPPDFD